The segment CTTCTGCTCGTCTCTTCGGTGGGGCTCGGCGTCTCCACGTACCGGGAGGCGAGGCGCCTCCTCGAGAGCGAGATCGCCCACCGGGGCGACACGCTCGCGCGAAGCCTGGCCTTCCACGCGACCTACGGCGTCCTCACGCACGACGAGGTCCTCCTCCAGGAGTCCGCCGACTGGGCCCTCGCCCAGCCGGACGTCGCCCGCGTCACGATCGCCGACGCCGACGGGCGCGCGCTCCTGGTGCGCGGGAGCACCCCCGAGGGAAGCCGCGTCGAGTTCTCGGCGCCCGTCGTCGCCACTCACGGCGCCGGGAAGGCCGAAGGTGGGGTGGACGTCAACGCGATCGGTCTCGACGATCCCGCGCCCTCGCAGGCGGGGGCGGTCGCGGGGAGCGTCCTGGTCGCGCTGTCGACGCGCGGCTACGAGGCGCATCTGGCCGCGCAGGCGCAGCGGACGATGGGGCTCGTCGCCCTCTTCCTCGCCGGGTCGACCGGAGGGCTGTTCATCTTCCTCAAGTCGGTCGTCGTCCCGATCCAGAAGCTCTCCCAGGCCACCGTCCGGATCGCGGCGGGCGACCTGTCCCGGCGGGTCCCGGTGCGCGGCCGCGACGAGATCGGCCGGCTCGGCGACTCGTTCAACGCGATGGCCGACAGCCTGAGGCGATCGCAGGAGGAGATCGAGCGGCACAAGTCGGCGCTCGAGGATCGCGTGCGCGAGCGGACGGCCGAGCTCGAGCGCGCGAACGTCGAGCTGACGTCGGCGCGGGAGGCGGCGCTCGAGGCGTCGCGCCTCAAGTCGGAGTTCCTCGCCAACATGAGCCACGAGATCCGCACGCCGATGAACGGGGTCATCGGCATGACGACCCTTCTCTCGCAGACGGAGCTGACCGACGAGCAGAAGGAGTACGTCGACTCGCTGCAGTTCTCCGCCGAGGCCCTCCTCGACATCATCAACGACATCCTCGACTTCTCGAAGATCGAGGCCGGCAAGCTCACGCTCAGCATCATCGACTTCGATCTGCGCACGCTCCTGGAGGACGTCACCGAGCTGCTGGCCGGCCAGGCGCAGGGGAAGGGGCTCGACCTGAGCTGCCTCATCGCCCCGACCGTTCCCGTCAGCGTCGCGGGGGATCCGGGCCGGATCCGGCAGATCCTCATGAACCTCATCGGCAACGCCGTGAAGTTCACCGAGCGCGGCGAGGTCGTCGTGCGGGCCTCGCTCGTCGACCGTCCGGGCGACCGGGCGCTCGTGCGGTTCGACGTGACCGACACCGGCATCGGCATCGCCGCCGAGGATCTCCACCGGCTCTTCCAGTCGTTCTCGCAGGTGGACGGATCCTCCACGCGGAAGCACTCCGGGACGGGGCTCGGCCTCGCCATCTCCCGCCAGCTCGCGGCGCTGATGGGGGGGACGGTCGGCGTCGGGAGCGAGCCCGGCGTGGGGAGCACCTTCTGGTTCACGGTCGATCTCGCCCCGAGGCCCCCCGCGCCCCGCCCGAGCGCCCCGGCCCCCGATCTCCAGGGGCTGAGGGTCCTGGGCGTCGACGACAGCGAGACCAATCGCACGATCATGCGCGCGCAGCTCCGCGGCGCCGGCCTCGACCCCGACCTCGCCGACGGCGGCCAGCGCGCGATCGAGATGCTGAGGCTCGCCGCCTTCAAGGGCCGGCCGTACAGGCTCGCGATCCTCGACATGCAGATGCCCGAGATGGACGGCCTCGCGCTGGCGCGCGCCATCAAAGGGGACCCGATGCTGGAGCGGACACCCCTCATCCTCCTGACG is part of the Acidobacteriota bacterium genome and harbors:
- a CDS encoding response regulator, which translates into the protein MTSLRTRLIVVVGSLLLVSSVGLGVSTYREARRLLESEIAHRGDTLARSLAFHATYGVLTHDEVLLQESADWALAQPDVARVTIADADGRALLVRGSTPEGSRVEFSAPVVATHGAGKAEGGVDVNAIGLDDPAPSQAGAVAGSVLVALSTRGYEAHLAAQAQRTMGLVALFLAGSTGGLFIFLKSVVVPIQKLSQATVRIAAGDLSRRVPVRGRDEIGRLGDSFNAMADSLRRSQEEIERHKSALEDRVRERTAELERANVELTSAREAALEASRLKSEFLANMSHEIRTPMNGVIGMTTLLSQTELTDEQKEYVDSLQFSAEALLDIINDILDFSKIEAGKLTLSIIDFDLRTLLEDVTELLAGQAQGKGLDLSCLIAPTVPVSVAGDPGRIRQILMNLIGNAVKFTERGEVVVRASLVDRPGDRALVRFDVTDTGIGIAAEDLHRLFQSFSQVDGSSTRKHSGTGLGLAISRQLAALMGGTVGVGSEPGVGSTFWFTVDLAPRPPAPRPSAPAPDLQGLRVLGVDDSETNRTIMRAQLRGAGLDPDLADGGQRAIEMLRLAAFKGRPYRLAILDMQMPEMDGLALARAIKGDPMLERTPLILLTSLARRGMASEAREAGIAGFLTKPVRQAQLEACIVSVLKLAAAPADPAAPAAPLVTRHQLAEEEARSRPRILIAEDNLINQKVAVRLLEKLGCRADVVGDGAAAVAAVSGADYDLVFMDCQMPVMDGYHAAGEIRRLPGSSRSIPIVAMTANAMEGDREKCLAAGMDDYIAKPVVAGELRRVLEAWVEGRAGARAKVPEDPVPAPR